A single Pan troglodytes isolate AG18354 chromosome 19, NHGRI_mPanTro3-v2.0_pri, whole genome shotgun sequence DNA region contains:
- the MIEF2 gene encoding mitochondrial dynamics protein MID49, whose amino-acid sequence MAEFSQKRGKRRSDEGLGSMVDFLLANARLVLGVGGAAVLGIATLAVKRFIDRATSPRDEDDTKADSWKELSLLKATPHLQPRPPPAALSQPVLPLVPSSSAPEGPAETDPEVTPQLSSPAPLCLTLQERLLAFERDRVTIPAAQVALAKQLAGDIALELQAYFRSKFPELPFGAFVPGGPLYDGLQAGAADHVRLLVPLVLEPGLWSLVPGVDTVARDPRCWAVRRTQLEFCPRGSSPWDRFLVGGYLSSRVLLELLRKALAASVNWPAIGSLLGCLIRPSMASEELLLEVQHERLELTVAVLVAVPGVDADDRLLLAWPLEGLAGNLWLQDLYPVEAARLRALDDHDAGTRRRLLLLLCAVCRGCSALGQLGRGHLTQVVLRLGEDNVDWTEEALGERFLQALELLIGSLEQASLPCHFNPSVNLFSSLREEEIDDIGYALYSGLQEPKGLL is encoded by the exons ATGGCAGAGTTCTCCCAGAAACGGGGGAAGCGGCGTAGCGACGAAGGGCTGGGCAGTATGGTGGACTTCCTCCTGGCCAATGCCCGCCTGGTGCTGGGCGTGGGCGGGGCTGCTGTGCTGGGCATTGCCACCCTGGCCGTGAAGCGG TTCATTGACAGGGCCACTAGCCCGCGGGATGAGGATGACACCAAGGCAGACAGCTGGAAGGAACTGAGCCTGCTCAAGGCCACACCACACCTGCAGCCCCGGCCTCCACCTGCTGCCCTTAGCCAGCCAGTGTTGCCCTTGGTCCCCTCGTCGTCTGCCCCAG AAGGGCCTGCAGAAACTGATCCTGAGGTGACACCACAGCTCAGCTCCCCAGCACCGCTGTGTCTGACACTGCAGGAGAGGCTGCTGGCCTTCGAGCGGGACCGTGTGACCATCCCAGCAGCCCAGGTGGCTTTGGCCAAACAGCTGGCTGGCGACATCGCCCTGGAGCTGCAGGCCTACTTTCGGAGCAAGTTCCCGGAACTGCCCTTTGGGGCATTCGTGCCTGGGGGGCCGCTCTACGACGGGCTGCAGGCGGGGGCTGCGGACCATGTGCGTCTCCTGGTGCCACTGGTGCTGGAGCCGGGCCTGTGGAGCCTGGTGCCGGGCGTGGACACTGTGGCGAGGGACCCTCGCTGCTGGGCCGTGCGCAGGACTCAGCTTGAGTTCTGCCCCCGAGGGAGCAGCCCCTGGGACCGCTTCCTGGTCGGGGGCTACCTCTCCTCCCGCGTCCTGCTGGAGCTACTCCGCAAGGCGCTGGCTGCCTCTGTCAACTGGCCGGCCATTGGCAGCCTTCTCGGGTGCCTGATCCGGCCCAGCATGGCCTCGGAGGAGCTGCTGCTCGAGGTGCAGCACGAACGCCTGGAGCTCACTGTGGCTGTGCTTGTGGCAGTCCCTGGGGTCGATGCTGACGACCGCCTCCTCTTGGCCTGGCCCCTGGAGGGGCTGGCGGGGAACCTCTGGCTGCAGGACCTGTATCCAGTGGAGGCTGCTAGGCTGCGAGCCCTGGACGACCATGACGCTGGGACTCGCcggcggctgctgctgctgctgtgtgcTGTCTGCCGTGGTTGCTCGGCTCTGGGGCAGCTAGGCCGGGGTCACCTGACCCAGGTGGTCCTGCGTCTGGGGGAGGACAACGTGGATTGGACGGAGGAGGCCTTGGGTGAGCGCTTCCTGCAAGCCCTGGAGCTGCTCATCGGCAGCCTGGAGCAGGCCAGCCTGCCCTGCCACTTCAACCCCAGCGTGAACCTCTTCAGCAGCTTGCGTGAGGAGGAGATTGACGACATTGGCTATGCGCTGTACAGTGGCCTACAGGAGCCCAAGGGGCTGCTCTAG
- the FLII gene encoding protein flightless-1 homolog isoform X2 encodes MEATGVLPFVRGVDLSGNDFKGGYFPENVKAMTSLRWLKLNRTGLCYLPEELAALQKLEHLSVSHNNLTTLHGELSSLPSLRAIVARANSLKNSGVPDDIFKLDDLSVLDLSHNQLTECPRELENAKNMLVLNLSHNSIDTIPNQLFINLTDLLYLDLSENRLESLPPQMRRLVHLQTLVLNGNPLLHAQLRQLPAMTALQTLHLRSTQRTQSNLPTSLEGLSNLADVDLSCNDLTRVPECLYTLPSLRRLNLSSNQITELSLCIDQWVHVETLNLSRNQLTSLPSAICKLSKLKKLYLNSNKLDFDGLPSGIGKLTNLEEFMAANNNLELVPESLCRCPKLRKLVLNKNYLVTLPEAIHFLTEIEVLDVRENPNLVMPPKPADRAAEWYNIDFSLQNQLRLAGASPATVAAAAAGSGPKDPMARKMRLRRRKDSAQDDQAKQVLKGMSDVAQEKNKKQEESADARAPSGKVRRWDQGLEKPRLDYSEFFTEDVGQLPGLTIWQIENFVPVLVEEAFHGKFYEADCYIVLKTFLDDSGSLNWEIYYWIGGEATLDKKACSAIHAVNLRNYLGAECRTVREEMGDESEEFLQVFDNDISYIEGGTASGFYTVEDTHYVTRMYRVYGKKNIKLEPVPLKGTSLDPRFVFLLDRGLDIYVWRGAQATLSSTTKARLFAEKINKNERKGKAEITLLVQGQELPEFWEALGGEPSEIKKHVPDDFWPPQPKLYKVGLGLGYLELPQINYKLSVEHKQRPKVGLMPRMRLLQSLLDTRCVYILDCWSDVFIWLGRKSPRLVRAAALKLGQELCGMLHRPRHATVSRSLEGTEAQVFKAKFKNWDDVLTVDYTRNAEAVLQSPGLSGKVKRDAEKKDQMKADLTALFLPRQPPMSLAEAEQLMEEWNEDLDGMEGFVLEGKKFARLPEEEFGHFYTQDCYVFLCRYWVPVEYEEEEKKEDKEEEKAEGKEGEEATAEAEEKQPEEDFQCIVYFWQGREASNMGWLTFTFSLQKKFESLFPGKLEVVRMTQQQENPKFLSHFKRKFIIHRGKRKAVQGAQQPSLYQIRTNGSALCTRCIQINTDSSLLNSEFCFILKVPFESEDNQGIVYAWVGRASDPDEAKLAEDILNTMFDTSYSKQVINEGEEPENFFWVGIGAQKPYDDDAEYMKHTRLFRCSNEKGYFAVTEKCSDFCQDDLADDDIMLLDNGQEVYMWVGTQTSQVEIKLSLKACQVYIQHMRSKEHERPRRLRLVRKGNEQHAFTRCFHAWSAFCKALA; translated from the exons ATGGAGGCCACCGGGGTGCTGCCGTTCGTGCGTGGCGTGGACCTCAGCGGCAACGACTTCAAG GGCGGCTACTTCCCTGAGAATGTCAAGGCCATGACCAGCCTGCGGTGGCTGAAGCTGAACCGCACTGGCCTCTGCTACCTGCCCGAGGAGCTGGCCGCCCTGCAGAAGCTG GAACACTTGTCTGTGAGCCACAACAACCTGACCACGCTTCACGGGGAGCTGTCCAGCCTGCCATCGCTGCGC GCCATCGTGGCCCGAGCCAACAGTCTGAAGAATTCCGGAGTCCCCGATGACATCTTCAAGCTAGATGATCTCTCAGTCCTG GACTTGAGCCACAACCAGCTGACGGAGTGCCCGCGGGAGCTGGAGAACGCCAAGAACATGCTGGTGCTGAACCTCAGCCACAACAG CATCGACACCATCCCCAACCAGCTCTTCATCAACCTCACTGACCTACTATACCTGGACCTCAGCGAGAACCGCCTGGAGAGCCTGCCCCCGCAGATGCGCCGCCTGGTGCACCTGCAGACGCTCGTGCTCAATGGAAACCCCCTGCTGCATGCACAGCTCCG GCAGCTCCCAGCGATGACGGCCCTGCAGACCCTGCACCTGCGGAGCACCCAGCGCACCCAGAGCAACCTGCCCACCAGCCTGGAGGGTCTGAGCAACCTCGCAG ACGTGGACCTGTCCTGCAATGACCTGACGCGGGTGCCCGAGTGTCTGTACACCCTCCCCAGCCTGCGCCGCCTCAACCTCAGCAGCAACCAGATCACGGAGCTGTCCCTGTGCATAGACCAGTGGGTGCACGTGGAAACTCTGAACCTGTCCCGAAATCAGCTCACCTCACTGCCC TCAGCCATTTGCAAGCTGAGCAAGCTGAAGAAGCTGTACCTGAATTCCAACAAGCTGGACTTTGACGGGCTGCCCTCAGGCATTGGCAAGCTCACCAACCTGGAAGAGTTCATGGCTGCCAACAACAACCTGGAGCTGGTCCCTGAAAGTCTCTGCAG GTGCCCAAAGCTGAGGAAACTTGTCCTGAACAAGAACTACCTGGTGACCCTCCCAGAAGCCATCCATTTCCTGACGGAGATCGAG GTCCTGGATGTGCGGGAGAACCCCAACCTGGTCATGCCACCCAAGCCCGCAGACCGTGCCGCTGAGTGGTACAACATCGACTTCTCACTGCAGAACCAGCTGCGGCTAGCGGGTGCCTCTCCTGCTACCGTGGCTGCGGCTGCAGCTG GGAGTGGGCCCAAGGACCCTATGGCTCGCAAGATGCGACTGCGGAGGCGCAAGGATTCAGCCCAGGATGACCAGGCCAAGCAGGTGCTGAAGGGCATGTCAGATGTTGCCCAGGAGAAGAACAAAAAGCAGGAG GAGAGCGCAGATGCCCGGGCCCCCAGCGGGAAGGTGCGGCGTTGGGACCAGGGCCTGGAGAAGCCCCGCCTTGACTACTCCGAGTTCTTCACGGAGGACGTGGGCCAGCTGCCCGGACTGACCATCTGGCAGATAGAGAACTTCGTGCCTGTGCTGGTGGAGGAAGCCTTCCACGGCAAGTTCTACGAGGCTGACTGCTACATTGTGCTCAAG ACCTTTCTGGATGACAGCGGCTCCCTCAACTGGGAGATCTACTACTGGATTGGCGGGGAGGCCACACTCGACAAGAAAGCTTGCTCTGCCATCCACGCTGTCAACTTGCGCAACTACCTGGGTGCTGAGTGCCGCACTGTCCGGGAGGAGATGGGCGATGAGAGCGAGGAGTTCCTGCAG GTGTTTGACAACGACATCTCCTACATTGAGGGTGGAACAGCCAGTGGCTTCTACACTGTGGAAGACACGCACTATGTCACCAG GATGTATCGTGTGTATGGGAAAAAGAACATCAAGTTGGAGCCTGTGCCCCTCAAGGGGACCTCTCTGGACCCAAG GTTTGTTTTCCTGCTGGACCGAGGGCTAGACATCTACGTATGGCGGGGGGCCCAGGCCACACTGAGCAGCACCACCAAGGCCAG GCTCTTTgcagagaaaattaacaagaatgaGCGGAAAGGGAAGGCCGAGATCACACTGCTGGTGCAGGGCCAGGagctcccagagttctgggaggCACTGGGTGGGGAGCCCTCTGAGATCAAGAAGCACGTGCCTGATGACTTCTGGCCGCCGCAGCCCAAGCTGTACAAG GTGGGCCTGGGCTTGGGCTACCTGGAGCTGCCACAGATCAACTACAAGCTCTCCGTGGAACATAAGCAGCGTCCCAAGGTGGGGCTGATGCCAAGAATGCGGCTG CTGCAGAGTCTGCTGGACACGCGCTGCGTGTACATTCTGGACTGTTGGTCCGACGTGTTCATCTGGCTCGGCCGCAAGTCCCCGCGCCTGGTGCGCGCTGCCGCCCTCAAGCTGGGTCAGGAGCTGTGCGGGATGCTGCACCGGCCACGCCATGCCACGGTCAGCCGCAGCCTCGAGGGCACCGAGGCGCAG GTGTTCAAGGCCAAGTTCAAGAATTGGGACGATGTGTTGACGGTGGACTACACACGCAACGCGGAGGCCGTGCTGCAGAGCCCGGGTCTCTCCGGGAAGGTGAAACGCGACGCCGAGAAGAAAGACCAGATGAAGGCTGACCTCACTGCGCTTTTCCTGCCGCGGCAGCCGCCCATGTCGCTGGccgag GCGGAGCAGCTGATGGAGGAGTGGAACGAAGACCTAGACGGCATGGAGGGTTTCGTGCTGGAGGGCAAGAAGTTTGCGCGGCTGCCGGAAGAGGAGTTTGGCCACTTCTACACGCAGGACTGCTACGTCTTCCTCTGCAG GTACTGGGTGCCCGTGGAGTacgaggaggaggaaaagaaggaagacaaggaggaggagaaggccgAGGGCAAAGAAGGCGAGGAAGCAACCGCTGAGGCAGAGGAGAAGCAGCCAGAGGAGGACTTCCAGTGCATCGTGTACTTCTGGCAGGGCCGTGAAGCCTCCAATATGGGCTGGCTCACCTTCACCTTCAGCCTGCAAAAGAAGTTCGAGAGCCTCTTCCCTGGGAAGCTGGAG GTGGTACGCATGACGCAGCAGCAGGAGAACCCCAAGTTCCTGTCCCATTTCAAGAGGAAGTTCATCATCCACCGGGGCAAGAGGAAGGCGGTCCAGGGCGCCCAACAGCCCAGCCTCTACCAGATCCGCACCAACGGCAGCGCCCTCTGCACCCG GTGCATCCAGATCAACACCGACTCCAGCCTCCTCAACTCCGAGTTCTGCTTCATCCTCAAG GTTCCCTTTGAGAGTGAGGACAACCAGGGCATCGTGTATGCCTGGGTGGGCCGGGCATCAGACCCTGACGAAGCCAAGTTGGCAGAAGACATCCTGAACACCATGTTTGACACCTCCTACAGCAAGCAG GTTATCAACGAAGGCGAGGAGCCTGAGAACTTCTTCTGGGTAGGCATTGGGGCACAGAAGCCCTATGATGACGATGCCGAGTACATGAAACACACACGGCTCTTCCG GTGCTCCAATGAGAAGGGCTACTTTGCAGTGACTGAGAAATGCTCCGACTTTTGCCAAGATGACCTGGCAGATGATGACATCATGTTGCTAGACAATGGCCAAGAG GTCTACATGTGGGTGGGGACCCAGACTAGCCAGGTGGAGATCAAGCTGAGCCTGAAGGCCTGCCAG GTATATATCCAGCACATGCGGTCCAAGGAACATGAGCGGCCGCGCCGGCTGCGCCTGGTCCGCAAGGGCAATGAGCAGCACGCCTTTACCCGCTGCTTCCATGCCTGGAGCGCCTTCTGCAAGGCCCTGGCCTAA
- the FLII gene encoding protein flightless-1 homolog isoform X1, translating into MEATGVLPFVRGVDLSGNDFKGGYFPENVKAMTSLRWLKLNRTGLCYLPEELAALQKLEHLSVSHNNLTTLHGELSSLPSLRAIVARANSLKNSGVPDDIFKLDDLSVLDLSHNQLTECPRELENAKNMLVLNLSHNSIDTIPNQLFINLTDLLYLDLSENRLESLPPQMRRLVHLQTLVLNGNPLLHAQLRQLPAMTALQTLHLRSTQRTQSNLPTSLEGLSNLADVDLSCNDLTRVPECLYTLPSLRRLNLSSNQITELSLCIDQWVHVETLNLSRNQLTSLPSAICKLSKLKKLYLNSNKLDFDGLPSGIGKLTNLEEFMAANNNLELVPESLCRCPKLRKLVLNKNYLVTLPEAIHFLTEIEVLDVRENPNLVMPPKPADRAAEWYNIDFSLQNQLRLAGASPATVAAAAAAGSGPKDPMARKMRLRRRKDSAQDDQAKQVLKGMSDVAQEKNKKQEESADARAPSGKVRRWDQGLEKPRLDYSEFFTEDVGQLPGLTIWQIENFVPVLVEEAFHGKFYEADCYIVLKTFLDDSGSLNWEIYYWIGGEATLDKKACSAIHAVNLRNYLGAECRTVREEMGDESEEFLQVFDNDISYIEGGTASGFYTVEDTHYVTRMYRVYGKKNIKLEPVPLKGTSLDPRFVFLLDRGLDIYVWRGAQATLSSTTKARLFAEKINKNERKGKAEITLLVQGQELPEFWEALGGEPSEIKKHVPDDFWPPQPKLYKVGLGLGYLELPQINYKLSVEHKQRPKVGLMPRMRLLQSLLDTRCVYILDCWSDVFIWLGRKSPRLVRAAALKLGQELCGMLHRPRHATVSRSLEGTEAQVFKAKFKNWDDVLTVDYTRNAEAVLQSPGLSGKVKRDAEKKDQMKADLTALFLPRQPPMSLAEAEQLMEEWNEDLDGMEGFVLEGKKFARLPEEEFGHFYTQDCYVFLCRYWVPVEYEEEEKKEDKEEEKAEGKEGEEATAEAEEKQPEEDFQCIVYFWQGREASNMGWLTFTFSLQKKFESLFPGKLEVVRMTQQQENPKFLSHFKRKFIIHRGKRKAVQGAQQPSLYQIRTNGSALCTRCIQINTDSSLLNSEFCFILKVPFESEDNQGIVYAWVGRASDPDEAKLAEDILNTMFDTSYSKQVINEGEEPENFFWVGIGAQKPYDDDAEYMKHTRLFRCSNEKGYFAVTEKCSDFCQDDLADDDIMLLDNGQEVYMWVGTQTSQVEIKLSLKACQVYIQHMRSKEHERPRRLRLVRKGNEQHAFTRCFHAWSAFCKALA; encoded by the exons ATGGAGGCCACCGGGGTGCTGCCGTTCGTGCGTGGCGTGGACCTCAGCGGCAACGACTTCAAG GGCGGCTACTTCCCTGAGAATGTCAAGGCCATGACCAGCCTGCGGTGGCTGAAGCTGAACCGCACTGGCCTCTGCTACCTGCCCGAGGAGCTGGCCGCCCTGCAGAAGCTG GAACACTTGTCTGTGAGCCACAACAACCTGACCACGCTTCACGGGGAGCTGTCCAGCCTGCCATCGCTGCGC GCCATCGTGGCCCGAGCCAACAGTCTGAAGAATTCCGGAGTCCCCGATGACATCTTCAAGCTAGATGATCTCTCAGTCCTG GACTTGAGCCACAACCAGCTGACGGAGTGCCCGCGGGAGCTGGAGAACGCCAAGAACATGCTGGTGCTGAACCTCAGCCACAACAG CATCGACACCATCCCCAACCAGCTCTTCATCAACCTCACTGACCTACTATACCTGGACCTCAGCGAGAACCGCCTGGAGAGCCTGCCCCCGCAGATGCGCCGCCTGGTGCACCTGCAGACGCTCGTGCTCAATGGAAACCCCCTGCTGCATGCACAGCTCCG GCAGCTCCCAGCGATGACGGCCCTGCAGACCCTGCACCTGCGGAGCACCCAGCGCACCCAGAGCAACCTGCCCACCAGCCTGGAGGGTCTGAGCAACCTCGCAG ACGTGGACCTGTCCTGCAATGACCTGACGCGGGTGCCCGAGTGTCTGTACACCCTCCCCAGCCTGCGCCGCCTCAACCTCAGCAGCAACCAGATCACGGAGCTGTCCCTGTGCATAGACCAGTGGGTGCACGTGGAAACTCTGAACCTGTCCCGAAATCAGCTCACCTCACTGCCC TCAGCCATTTGCAAGCTGAGCAAGCTGAAGAAGCTGTACCTGAATTCCAACAAGCTGGACTTTGACGGGCTGCCCTCAGGCATTGGCAAGCTCACCAACCTGGAAGAGTTCATGGCTGCCAACAACAACCTGGAGCTGGTCCCTGAAAGTCTCTGCAG GTGCCCAAAGCTGAGGAAACTTGTCCTGAACAAGAACTACCTGGTGACCCTCCCAGAAGCCATCCATTTCCTGACGGAGATCGAG GTCCTGGATGTGCGGGAGAACCCCAACCTGGTCATGCCACCCAAGCCCGCAGACCGTGCCGCTGAGTGGTACAACATCGACTTCTCACTGCAGAACCAGCTGCGGCTAGCGGGTGCCTCTCCTGCTACCGTGGCTGCGGCTGCAGCTG CAGGGAGTGGGCCCAAGGACCCTATGGCTCGCAAGATGCGACTGCGGAGGCGCAAGGATTCAGCCCAGGATGACCAGGCCAAGCAGGTGCTGAAGGGCATGTCAGATGTTGCCCAGGAGAAGAACAAAAAGCAGGAG GAGAGCGCAGATGCCCGGGCCCCCAGCGGGAAGGTGCGGCGTTGGGACCAGGGCCTGGAGAAGCCCCGCCTTGACTACTCCGAGTTCTTCACGGAGGACGTGGGCCAGCTGCCCGGACTGACCATCTGGCAGATAGAGAACTTCGTGCCTGTGCTGGTGGAGGAAGCCTTCCACGGCAAGTTCTACGAGGCTGACTGCTACATTGTGCTCAAG ACCTTTCTGGATGACAGCGGCTCCCTCAACTGGGAGATCTACTACTGGATTGGCGGGGAGGCCACACTCGACAAGAAAGCTTGCTCTGCCATCCACGCTGTCAACTTGCGCAACTACCTGGGTGCTGAGTGCCGCACTGTCCGGGAGGAGATGGGCGATGAGAGCGAGGAGTTCCTGCAG GTGTTTGACAACGACATCTCCTACATTGAGGGTGGAACAGCCAGTGGCTTCTACACTGTGGAAGACACGCACTATGTCACCAG GATGTATCGTGTGTATGGGAAAAAGAACATCAAGTTGGAGCCTGTGCCCCTCAAGGGGACCTCTCTGGACCCAAG GTTTGTTTTCCTGCTGGACCGAGGGCTAGACATCTACGTATGGCGGGGGGCCCAGGCCACACTGAGCAGCACCACCAAGGCCAG GCTCTTTgcagagaaaattaacaagaatgaGCGGAAAGGGAAGGCCGAGATCACACTGCTGGTGCAGGGCCAGGagctcccagagttctgggaggCACTGGGTGGGGAGCCCTCTGAGATCAAGAAGCACGTGCCTGATGACTTCTGGCCGCCGCAGCCCAAGCTGTACAAG GTGGGCCTGGGCTTGGGCTACCTGGAGCTGCCACAGATCAACTACAAGCTCTCCGTGGAACATAAGCAGCGTCCCAAGGTGGGGCTGATGCCAAGAATGCGGCTG CTGCAGAGTCTGCTGGACACGCGCTGCGTGTACATTCTGGACTGTTGGTCCGACGTGTTCATCTGGCTCGGCCGCAAGTCCCCGCGCCTGGTGCGCGCTGCCGCCCTCAAGCTGGGTCAGGAGCTGTGCGGGATGCTGCACCGGCCACGCCATGCCACGGTCAGCCGCAGCCTCGAGGGCACCGAGGCGCAG GTGTTCAAGGCCAAGTTCAAGAATTGGGACGATGTGTTGACGGTGGACTACACACGCAACGCGGAGGCCGTGCTGCAGAGCCCGGGTCTCTCCGGGAAGGTGAAACGCGACGCCGAGAAGAAAGACCAGATGAAGGCTGACCTCACTGCGCTTTTCCTGCCGCGGCAGCCGCCCATGTCGCTGGccgag GCGGAGCAGCTGATGGAGGAGTGGAACGAAGACCTAGACGGCATGGAGGGTTTCGTGCTGGAGGGCAAGAAGTTTGCGCGGCTGCCGGAAGAGGAGTTTGGCCACTTCTACACGCAGGACTGCTACGTCTTCCTCTGCAG GTACTGGGTGCCCGTGGAGTacgaggaggaggaaaagaaggaagacaaggaggaggagaaggccgAGGGCAAAGAAGGCGAGGAAGCAACCGCTGAGGCAGAGGAGAAGCAGCCAGAGGAGGACTTCCAGTGCATCGTGTACTTCTGGCAGGGCCGTGAAGCCTCCAATATGGGCTGGCTCACCTTCACCTTCAGCCTGCAAAAGAAGTTCGAGAGCCTCTTCCCTGGGAAGCTGGAG GTGGTACGCATGACGCAGCAGCAGGAGAACCCCAAGTTCCTGTCCCATTTCAAGAGGAAGTTCATCATCCACCGGGGCAAGAGGAAGGCGGTCCAGGGCGCCCAACAGCCCAGCCTCTACCAGATCCGCACCAACGGCAGCGCCCTCTGCACCCG GTGCATCCAGATCAACACCGACTCCAGCCTCCTCAACTCCGAGTTCTGCTTCATCCTCAAG GTTCCCTTTGAGAGTGAGGACAACCAGGGCATCGTGTATGCCTGGGTGGGCCGGGCATCAGACCCTGACGAAGCCAAGTTGGCAGAAGACATCCTGAACACCATGTTTGACACCTCCTACAGCAAGCAG GTTATCAACGAAGGCGAGGAGCCTGAGAACTTCTTCTGGGTAGGCATTGGGGCACAGAAGCCCTATGATGACGATGCCGAGTACATGAAACACACACGGCTCTTCCG GTGCTCCAATGAGAAGGGCTACTTTGCAGTGACTGAGAAATGCTCCGACTTTTGCCAAGATGACCTGGCAGATGATGACATCATGTTGCTAGACAATGGCCAAGAG GTCTACATGTGGGTGGGGACCCAGACTAGCCAGGTGGAGATCAAGCTGAGCCTGAAGGCCTGCCAG GTATATATCCAGCACATGCGGTCCAAGGAACATGAGCGGCCGCGCCGGCTGCGCCTGGTCCGCAAGGGCAATGAGCAGCACGCCTTTACCCGCTGCTTCCATGCCTGGAGCGCCTTCTGCAAGGCCCTGGCCTAA